In one window of Candidatus Sulfuricurvum sp. RIFRC-1 DNA:
- the hisIE gene encoding bifunctional phosphoribosyl-AMP cyclohydrolase/phosphoribosyl-ATP diphosphatase HisIE, with translation MNLDQIDWAKAELLPVIVQDSTTLEVLMMAYVNREALELSLSTRIAHYYSRSKQRLWKKGESSGHLQHIDRFLLDCDNDTLLLLVRQEGVACHTGRKSCFFTDIELGESVSEPQIDTTATYGIIDELYHTILSRKNADPETSWTAKLLSKGDNTILKKVVEEAGEFSFAIKDGNEDEIIYECADLVYHVLVALGHKNISPDRVKQELARRFGMSGIAEKNARNK, from the coding sequence ATGAATCTTGATCAAATCGACTGGGCAAAGGCAGAGCTTCTTCCCGTCATCGTCCAAGACTCGACTACTCTTGAAGTGCTTATGATGGCGTACGTGAACCGTGAAGCATTGGAGCTCTCCCTCTCGACGCGAATCGCCCACTATTATTCTCGATCCAAACAGCGCCTTTGGAAAAAAGGGGAGTCCAGCGGTCACCTACAGCACATCGATCGATTTTTGCTTGACTGTGATAACGATACGCTCCTCCTCCTCGTGCGTCAAGAGGGTGTGGCATGTCATACCGGACGTAAATCCTGTTTCTTTACCGATATCGAATTGGGTGAGTCTGTTAGTGAACCGCAAATCGATACAACCGCAACCTACGGCATTATTGATGAACTCTATCATACGATCCTAAGCCGAAAAAACGCTGACCCTGAAACTTCATGGACGGCTAAATTGTTGAGCAAAGGGGATAATACCATCCTCAAAAAAGTGGTCGAAGAGGCTGGAGAGTTTAGTTTTGCTATCAAAGACGGCAATGAAGATGAAATTATTTACGAATGTGCCGATTTAGTGTATCACGTCCTCGTTGCACTTGGGCATAAAAACATCTCTCCCGATCGTGTCAAACAAGAGCTTGCCCGCAGATTCGGGATGAGCGGGATTGCGGAGAAAAACGCTAGGAACAAATGA
- a CDS encoding prohibitin family protein, whose protein sequence is MASDMNDYFNKKKKEEQRGGGFQAPKPPKFDFNLNSQKAGMLWVIGGFILLLVLAKPFIIITEGERGILSTNGKYEDQALMPGLHFLIPMIQKVYVVDTKVRIINYADKIDRASTAGDGIVLKPAITVLDKRGLPVSIDITVQYRLNAQLAAQTISNWGFSWEDKIIDPVARDVVRNVVGQYEAENLPIMRNAIATQIEAGIRKNVEGQKNAPAQLESIQLREIGLPQKVKDQIERVQVAKQEVERAQQDVERAKQEAFKKETEAQGTANAITIQAQAQAKANHLIGASLTPGLLKLEQIQVQGKFNEALKENKDAKIFLTPGGSTPNIWLDTKSGDNQKISSTGK, encoded by the coding sequence ATGGCAAGTGATATGAACGACTATTTCAATAAAAAGAAAAAAGAAGAACAACGAGGGGGGGGCTTTCAGGCTCCAAAACCGCCAAAATTCGATTTTAATCTAAACAGCCAAAAAGCGGGAATGTTATGGGTTATCGGCGGATTTATTTTGCTCCTCGTTTTAGCCAAACCGTTCATCATTATCACCGAGGGGGAACGCGGTATCCTCTCCACCAACGGTAAATATGAAGATCAGGCACTCATGCCGGGGCTCCATTTCCTCATTCCTATGATCCAAAAAGTGTACGTTGTCGATACCAAAGTTCGTATCATCAACTATGCCGATAAAATTGATCGTGCTTCAACTGCAGGGGATGGAATCGTCCTCAAACCGGCGATTACCGTTTTGGATAAACGGGGACTTCCTGTCTCTATCGATATCACCGTCCAATATCGCTTAAACGCACAACTCGCGGCACAAACCATCTCCAACTGGGGCTTTAGCTGGGAAGATAAAATTATCGATCCGGTAGCCCGCGATGTCGTCCGTAACGTTGTCGGCCAATATGAAGCAGAAAATCTCCCGATTATGCGTAATGCTATTGCGACACAAATCGAAGCAGGGATTCGTAAAAATGTTGAAGGACAGAAAAATGCTCCGGCACAGCTTGAATCGATTCAACTGCGTGAAATTGGTCTTCCTCAAAAAGTAAAAGATCAAATTGAGCGGGTTCAAGTCGCGAAACAAGAAGTAGAGCGTGCACAGCAAGATGTTGAACGTGCGAAACAAGAGGCGTTCAAAAAAGAGACCGAAGCTCAAGGTACTGCGAACGCTATTACGATCCAAGCACAAGCACAAGCCAAAGCCAACCATCTTATCGGTGCTTCTCTAACCCCTGGCCTTTTAAAATTGGAGCAAATCCAAGTTCAAGGTAAATTTAACGAAGCCCTGAAAGAAAACAAAGACGCTAAAATTTTCCTCACCCCAGGGGGATCAACACCCAATATTTGGCTCGATACCAAAAGTGGCGACAACCAAAAAATAAGTTCTACAGGGAAATAA
- a CDS encoding branched-chain amino acid transaminase has protein sequence MNEAKYIWMNGKMLPWSEAKIHVLSHTLHYGNGAIEGTKAYKTPKGYAIFRLNDHTKRLIESAKMTLITVPYTVEELNAAQIELLRANEFTGENVYLRPIVYLGYGVMGVYHKEAPVEVSVAAWEWGAYLGEEGMKRGIRLKISSFSRPNNKSNMGKAKAVGNYLNSQMAKFEAVEAGYDEALLLDDEGYVAEASGASFFLIKDGELITPPNDNSLVSITQKTVIEMAENMGIKVTRRKITREEIYVADEAFLTGTAAEITPIREVDARVLGAGGRGPLTEKIQSAYFDIVCGRNPDYDHYLTYIN, from the coding sequence ATGAATGAAGCCAAATATATTTGGATGAACGGCAAAATGCTTCCGTGGAGTGAAGCAAAGATTCACGTCCTTTCCCACACACTGCACTACGGTAACGGCGCAATCGAGGGGACCAAAGCGTATAAAACCCCAAAAGGGTATGCCATTTTTCGTCTGAACGACCACACAAAACGTCTGATCGAATCGGCAAAAATGACCCTTATTACGGTCCCTTACACTGTAGAGGAACTCAATGCGGCGCAAATCGAACTCTTGCGTGCCAACGAATTTACCGGAGAAAATGTCTATCTTCGTCCTATCGTTTACCTCGGTTACGGTGTTATGGGTGTCTATCACAAAGAAGCTCCGGTCGAAGTATCGGTTGCCGCATGGGAATGGGGCGCTTACCTCGGTGAAGAGGGGATGAAACGGGGAATCCGTTTGAAAATCTCATCGTTCAGCCGTCCGAATAACAAATCGAACATGGGTAAAGCCAAAGCGGTCGGAAACTACCTCAACTCTCAAATGGCGAAATTCGAAGCGGTTGAAGCAGGGTATGATGAAGCGTTGCTCCTCGATGATGAGGGATACGTTGCCGAAGCGAGCGGGGCATCGTTTTTCTTGATCAAAGACGGTGAACTAATCACCCCTCCAAATGACAACTCGCTCGTGTCGATTACCCAAAAAACCGTTATTGAGATGGCGGAAAACATGGGGATCAAAGTTACGCGCAGAAAAATCACCCGTGAAGAGATTTACGTAGCCGATGAAGCATTCCTCACCGGAACGGCGGCTGAGATTACTCCGATTCGCGAAGTCGATGCACGTGTACTCGGAGCAGGCGGACGCGGGCCATTGACCGAAAAAATCCAAAGCGCTTATTTCGACATCGTATGCGGTCGAAACCCAGATTACGATCACTATTTAACCTATATAAATTAA